TCATTAGGTCTATCGTTTACGATTACCGTGTTTAGGTAGGTTGGTTGGTTgattatacctacttaacactaaaaaatatattcattaacaacatgaattttgtgCGTTGTAAATCGAGACTATTGTCATTCGGGCGTCTACACCGACTCTGAACGAGCATAAACGAAGGTTTTTTCAGTAGGTAGGATCTTCTCGCCCAGAGTTAAGTAAGAAAAAAATTCGGCGATGCGTCATCTCACAAACTATAGCTTTTATcgatctataaaaaaaaatacgttgttCATTTCAGAGTTGAATAATGGCATTAAGGGgcgtaataggtacctacgtcgGCGTTTTAGGTATAATTGTGCAAGCAAGTAGTAGATtagtaaataaacaaaggtTAGTTTATACCTACCTGAAACACTTCTTTCTTTCTAAGGGCATTACTACCCAAACATCGCGCCCGATCCTGGTCTCGTGGGGGTAATAGCTCCACGATTTCTCCACACATTGTAAACCAACACCCGAGGCATCGGGCCCGATGGATTGGgtagtgtaataagcccttaacCCAATTCGCAACCCGTTTATTGGCAGCTCCGACAAGGCCAGTCGTACTGCACAGACAGTGAGTGCCTGGAGCAGCTACCAGGGTTGCCAGCGCCGCCCGAGTCAGCCGGCAGCAGCTTCCTGCTGATGTTCCTGACCATAGCACTCGCCGTCGCCATGTACGCCATGCGCCCCCGCGCACGCGCCATCACGCACGACGCTACCAAGCCCGTGCGCAATCCTCAGGTGAGTAATGTTTTTAACTGTGTTATCCTTATGCCCAgtttgaagtaaagcaacttgtCAAGAGTTTCTATGGTACACTGGCTtgctcaaacggggagcaccaGTTTGAACCCCGATACCAAACTTGCATTAACGAgttattagtttattttaagtacagTTTACGGGTCACCActtatctatcacgttggtctaacagaaggcccggtgaggtgtgggttcttagtccatcttgccatggatgtacttctaactaccccattgggatatagcttATGTTATACTCACTCAGTTGAGAGATGAAGTTATCATATGTAGTAAAATCTGATTAATATGATATACTTTGTTAGAGAAAGGCAGATCGTGATCATTACGTGACAATTTCAAGTTTAACGATGCGGTTTAAACATGGTTGACGTCACCAGATCACTGCAATCATCAACCTTGTAAAAACAAAGATGCTAAAGGTGGAAACAGACCTGCGCGGCAATGTTCCATTTTATGCATCCCATTATGGGCCCGCATTGTAGATTTACGGTCAATTGAATCCATTCTCTGTGGATGATCGTGGTTACTATTTGAGAAACCAATCGGTAGTGGTCACCAGTAGAAATATTACTCAGGAAGTCCACAAATCACAAGTATTCAATAAGTGTCGACGTCTGAGCAGTACCGATCAATTTAACTTCCATTATTTAATTCCAATTGTTGTCTATTGAATCAAAACAGGAACTGCGTCACATATTCCACAAATGCTCATGAATACTGCTCTTGAACTGTGGAAGCGTGAAttcattattatgtaattaCGGTAAATACCGATCGTTTTCTCgaccaacgggaaataggttcAATCAAAATAATGTGGTTTTGCTTTGGGTCAATTTCCAAGACAAGCCAGCAACTAGTATGACTTAATTACAACTAATAGATACTAAAATACAAAAGTAATGTGTTTGAATATAATTGACTGTgtaataattgtatatttaaactaataataattattgaactaGTTTATGTAATTTGTGCTAGAATGTTCGTTTAATTGAATATGGGAACAATTTTGTTAAAACTGGTAACCCGAGAAACATTGAATCGCTTCTAAAACATGCTTTCACACGTAAAGCATAGTTTAGTTTTGACATTCTTAAGTAGAGTACATATTTCCAATACAGCtgtaagaatgagtaaacaaatGCAGCTATTTGCTACATCCGTCCAATGCATCTTTAAATAAAGATGGACGTAAGTGTAAAATTAAGCCTCCCATTATCTACCATTCAATGTAAATGTAAGTGTATGTGTTGTGATTTCTACACCAACTTTTGCAACTGCAACAATAGGTGGTAATGTTTCCCTGAGATTGAGACAAAATTAACCTTCTTATCGTGTATTACCAATTACGGCGCGTAAAAAGCATATAAAAACTTCCTTTTCGTAGTTAGTATATGGTTCCGAGCCAAGTAGATCGCTGGAGGCATAGACCATGGGTAAGGTActcacgctgctccgctgcggacTGGTGGAGAAGCACTCAAATCCGAGTTTAATTTTCTTCTTCCTCtattcgtgtgggttgtgaggtggagtaccaacctcatcaaccctggtgtcagggttattatttagccgtaAAAGACCCGTGgtgtggctcatgtaatgactacatacttacataaaacacgGAACATTTTACTGTCgaactatcaggtgatcagcctgtaatgtcttaggacattagggatcagaaagtgatttctgtgatatgtcctcaccgggattcgaacccggggcctccggatcgtgagccactggaccacagatgcCGTTGTTATAATTAACCTTACGAAATGGCTTatgaataaatgttattataatttcaaggaatattttaaacataaaaataattaagttttgtaataagtataattttcaataacaataagtaggtatcttcttttgaatgtaccatttctttatttattgtttaaaattttgtacgcctgcatgcaggccgaacacatcacaactgtgttatgtaaattattttaccacctttttgtattttatgtgtaatAAATTGATTTGTTTTGATGGCGCTTGTTTACACTAACAAATCCATCGCGCTCGATGAATTGGGTAATGTaagaacatacataaaaaatacattttacgtACAGACGAATTGAGAATAGAAACCccttcttttttgaaatcgattaataaaaaataagcctCCTTGGATACAGGCCCCACGTCAGGCATTGTTTGTCATGAAGTTGGTGTTTTATCATCATTATGTGAAATGATGATAAAAAAtccgacatcatcatcatttcatggGAAAAACTTGTTTTACTGTCTCTCTGTTGTGTCCACTACTAAGTAAATTCTTTCTAGTCAATGATAAATTGTAGAATGCTTATCTATAAGTAAGAGTTAGTCTAAGATGATAAAAACAAATCTCATGTTTCTTTTCGActgatttacgaattttaattaagaattacaCAACAAAGAGTACGTTTGCCTACGTCTATTGACGACGTCGACGTGTATTTCTATCGCTTTGACGTTTCGTAGCAATTGACAAAATTGAGGTTGGACAGGGTTGGACTAATTATTTTTGGGTAATCGTCAAGTTCATCCATGGATTGCACTATGAATAGAAGTCGACAGGATCCCGATTTCAAAGCTATTGGATCAAAAtgtatctaagtacttattctATTGCTggactttggcggcttaacAATAATAAGCTTTGCCGAGTCGTTTATCAATCTCACAACTCAGAAAATCTTGAACAGAAGATCTTGTTGCTATTTTATGGTAATAAAATGCACCTAATCAATGTGTACTTTCCTTCGCAGGACCACGACGACGGCGCGCCTCCTACTCCGCCTAGAACCTAACTCCTTGTACTGACGACTCGGCGCTCTTCCCACGGCCCCGCTGATTCGACACCagtaacttgtaatatataacAAAGCGAGACGGTAACGCACCCGTAACGAACGCAATGCTTGAAACATGGTAGAAAAAAGTTGTATATCCGACCACTTGCTTACGTCACTTGATTCGGAGTGTCGTGACGTATACAAAAGCCGTGCCAATAGAACTTTCATCTACCATCTAGTAACGTACGTACGACGTTGGCGGAGGATGAATAGATGTAATGTAGGCTATAACGCACAAATGTTTTTGACCCAGCTATAAGTAAACAtttcaattgttaattttaatggtATATTGACGGAAAACCTCGAAAGGGCTGCGCCCACATAAAGTACAGATTGAAAACCTTATAAAATCAGTATGCACTATCTGCGTGAGGTTGCACGGGGTAAGAAATATTTGTGCGAATTataaggagtaggcagagatatATCGTTCGGACGATTAAGTTTTGAAACTATCCGAGATCTGAACCTTCCTGAAATATAAATTTTGAAGTAGTAAACGTGTAATTATCACTAGCGCCTATATTGTCACAAAAACCATTCCAagatattaagtaaataaaatacaaattggGACAATGGTAGATCGtggatagttttaaaacttgttAAAAAACGACGAATTCGCTTCTATTGCAGAGTTCAACTTGGATGTTGAACGCAACTAGACAATCGTATctaattaaaaacaatgtatttattacgaataaatgataATACTTTCCAACTTTGGtgctgtaaataattaaaaaatatttgaatttaatgtCCCGCCAGTTGAGATTCTgatttggtttttatttttctttcagctGTATTTGTTTTTACCAGAAATGTAAGAGATACGTTCAAATTCCAAAGATATGAATGTTATCATTTACTTAGCTTTATAAGTCGAGCGAAAATGACTATAAATCCATCTCGTTTACAAAGATCTGCTGTGATTGTCACTGGAAGGCAAACGTGATATCATTTTATGTTACAGAAGTATATAATTATTGGTATAATTGCACTTTTATATTTAGTTccattttaatacttttcttgaTTCTAGAGGAGTAATGTACTTGTAAACGCAATATCCATTAATTCACAAGATTTTTTTGACTAATTTTTATTACACTCTAAAGTCAAGAGTTTATTCCACTAGTTTTTAgtcttatttgttttttcttgGGTTGGGTTAAGTTTATCAATCaattatatataaatgtaataattctTGAATTATCAGCATCAATGTAATAATGACACTAATCGAGATTACGTcggttaaagaaataaatatataatttaaaaaatattttgttttatttacattatttaaataatcgtCGAAGAAAATGAAATTCTAAACAACAGTAAAATGTTACACAGAACGCTAAGGTAGTAAATAAAAAGCTTGTTTTGACCAAGACTAGGAATATGTCCGTTATTATTGCTAATGGTATTCATCTTGATAACTGcacacataattattatgaaaataatccACGTATGATCTTATTTACAATCATAGTGAACAATGAAAAGTACAGTTTTATAAAACTATCATAATGtgttaacaaattattttatatccaCAAAATTGGATAACTTAGGACAACAGTACAAAAATACCTTGTGTCTTGACTATTTCCTTGAGTACTTCTTTACAATTCCATAAAAATACTTGCATAAAAATGTCCAATAGCTACACTGCCCCTACTTAGGGGCGGGGGGCTCGGATCATGAGTCCTGTATCCTGTCCACTTCGTGTTTCACCTTCTTTAGGAGGGAGCTAATCTGTTTGTACTTGCCTGTCGAGTTTGGAAGATTCTCGAagtttatgacgtcacaaatgTCTTTGGCAAACTTCTCGTCGGTTGGCAGTTTGGTGTACGGAGAGGCTATGTTCATAACTGGAGTGCCATACAGGGAGCTCTTTACTGTCCCTGCTCTGTCGGTTGGCGTTTTTGTTATGTCTATTTCTTTATTGTCACTATCTTCCATGGGCACTACTGTGGTCGATTCTTCACTGTCCAAGACTACTTTTTCACTGGATTCAGTGTCTGCAGTATCTTTCTGTTCACTGTTTTGCGTAGTCTCTTCGCTCTCGGCATCGGTTTCGCCAACATCTGATGTGATGACGTCAGCGGATACTATAGATTTGTTGTCGCCCTCCAGAGCATTTAACAGCAATCGCTTCTTCTCCTCGAGGTCATCCAGAGATGGACTCTCTCGGCCACTGCCTGATGGTGATTCCTGAAATATTTAGAATGCGTTTAAAACAAATCTATCTTTAAATAGTCTACTATTTAAATAATCTTAAATTCAATTGATACAAACTTGAAATTGGAATCTTATTggacaaaatatttaaatgaagtGTGAAAATTTATAAATTGGGGTATAAAAACTGTTGCGTAGCGTTTCATGTATGTTCAGTACCTACGTAAATCTAGAAAGATTAATTACATGGCTGAGTTAAGTTCACAGTTATTTTTGAAAGACATTTATGTTCTGAACGTTTTAAGCTTCGCCTAtgagtatatttgaatttatgaGCTACTTAATGTGAAAGTActagtattattatgttttacttacaCTTAAGACTTCGTCGATAGTGATGAGATCTTCTTCCGGCACGGGGATGTCTGTGACTTTCATGACTTCTATCACTTCTAGTTCATCAGCCGTCTTTTCATCTGAAGATTGATCGTCAGGTTCGGTGCCAGGGGGTGGAGGGGGTGGTGAATCGGGCGGCAGGGGCGCAGAGGTCGGTGGAGGGGGCGGTGATGTTGGTGGagggggcggcggcgggggcgccTCGTCCGGTAGAGGCGGCACCGACGGGAAATCTGCTGTTTCTGTAAATGTATTTGTATAAGGGTAAGAAGAGTTAGCCAAGAAATGCTAGTCGCCCTGAGCATGTTCGTTCAAATGTTTGCCATATTCGAACGCCATAACCGAAACTTTTGACGATTTTCTGAGTTTACTTATAACGAAATGAATTACCTTGAGGAATGAGTAAGATTGATAATCACGGAATGGGTACTAATGTAGATTTACCTCAGAGCCCCTCCACTAACTTATGCTGAAAAGTTTTATAAAGTTGTTCATCGTCCAAGCGTCGTACCTCGCGCCATGGTGCGGTTCGGACCAACTTAGTCTGGATGCACTCAATctgccttattacaaaacgaagactaaggGAAGGGGGAAGGGAGGGTTTTAAACTACAGTCCACACCACGATaggtgtcgcagattctgcatagactTTTAAAtcagttccattaaaatccgtggactACTTTTATGTTTAGTCTTCATTTTAGTCAGTATAACTTTGTAAAACTTTGCACCGTAAGATGGTCTGACCCTAGTTGTGCGCCTGCTCAAGTCAGTGAACATTCTAAAGAAGCAAAAATCAAGTTACCATCGCCACTATCCAGTTCCATCTCAGCCTGTCCTTCCATGGCGGAGTCGTTGGTAGCCGCCGACGGAAAGAATGTCAGTTTTTTCCTCTTATACGCCTTCATAGCGTTGGGGGCTAGCATTTGCAACATTGCCAGTTTGCTGTCCTGCTCCGACATAGGAGGTAGTCCGAAAGAATGTGCTTCCTGTAAGGagtttaattgttatttattgttcaAAAATATTGTTCTCAGCAAGTACGTGGCGTTACGCCTCATATGCTGAGATTCCCAAAGACTGGGGTTTGGATCTCAAAAAAACATTCAGTCTTACGAATTTAAAGTTATGGACTGAGTCGTACGTATCACGACTACATATATCAACCATAATGGTTGGGAGAATATTGCTGAGAAGGGGGACGAATGACGTAAATGCGTAGAGGTGCAAAATATGCGACGATGCCTGGTTCGAGCATGTAGAACTGCCCGGCATGTGGTAACCTTGCTGCTCCCATATtggactatacagggtgttagtgacattataaagaatattgagggggatgattcagaccatgattcttagttaatatcaagtcgaatttttcgtcagaataatgagctgaataaacccgctcagtattcgttacgatgtctctgtCTCAAGTacgtaaaattcatgatttttttgtgtttttgtaaattatttcgttatgatgtcactgacaccctgtataatatgttgCAGTGAAACATTTAATCCGTGCCACCTACCTCTTTATACCTCGAGCTGGCCGCAACATTGAACCCTGGGAAGTCGAGGATCTTCTTGATATCGAACTTGTCTTTGCAGCCTGGCTCCGAGACTTCGCCCTCCTCTTCTTCCGGGTCCTGTATCGCGCGACCCTGGATGTTCAAAACAAGTATTGGGGTTTTTAGTATTACCGTTACTTAGTATCCTTAAGGCTAATAGCCGCGCGTTAGGAGTACCAGGACCATAAAACACTTCAAATTCGGAAAAAATAAATCTGTCCAATTGGTTTGGTGAAATACTCATTGTAATCCAGCTCAgaacaaaaaactaaaatttggcGTGTGTGATAATGAAGTGCACGCGTACAGGAATCATAGGAAAAAGctggtaaataataatataaaaaaacacgatTACCGCAGAATCAAACATGGTGATGCCCGAGTGGGATATCCTGGCTTCCTCCAGCCAGCCGGGGGGATAGCCTAGGAGCCTCATTCGGTAGATGTGCATCGGCAGTTCATGTCTCTTCAGACCGAGGGCATGTCGGAGCTGCCCTGAAATCCTACCTGGCACCAGATGGCCATATTTCTGCTCATCTTCCACATGGTAACGactgtaatgtaataaataaattattagctGTAAATAACCTGTTCACAACTGTCATCACGCGCGGAAGTGCTGTCGAAGTTAAAGTGTTTTACGCtaccaaaagtgactgatttgttATGAAAATAGTGCAAAAGTGCAATTAAAGTTCGCGATCAACTGAACTAGTGTTATCTCACTATAGAACTCTCGGAATCGGTCACAATTAAGCGAAATATAAAACTTAATCTGACTGACTATCTTAAAATACCCTCaaattttgtttacaattacaacaacatGCCACTGTGACAGCTAGTAATAGTGTTGCCATAATCGCTAAACACGAATGGATTTAATACAATATGGCTGATAAACCTCTAGTCCAACAAGCCTTGCATAAAGGGCTTTATCACACGCGCCCGCGCTATCATTCATCGGGCGACACCTCCACTGGAAACGAGGATAACACAACGAAAACAATTCAGAACCAGCAGTGGACTActgtacaaaacaaaaaaagatcGTTATCCAGTCCAGATGACAAAAATAATCAACACAAACAAACTAAATTAGACACCTACTGGCTAAGCAACCCAATTGAAGTGGCAAATAGCTTTTCCCAACTTGATAATGAAGAAATACATGACCAGGACCATCAAAATGGATCATTACAGAACTCTGAAAGGATACCAAAACCACCTCCAATATTCGTAGATAAAGTTGGAAATATTCAACCACTGATTGAACTGCTAAATACTCATGTCAAAGATAACTACACTATTAAAGTTCTCCGCAATGAAAAAGTAAAGATACTGCCGCAATGCTCAGAAACTTACACAAAAATTGTTAAAGAACTACAGATACGTGAAACAGAATTCTATACCTACAAACCTAAACAGGAAAGATACTACAAGGTAGTCTTAAAGAAAATTCATCCATCAACAAATCTCGATGACATCAAGGAGGCATTACTTGAACATAACCACATTGTCACAAACATATGGAACATTAAAGAAAGACAAACTCAAAAACCCCTGCCTATATTTATAGTGGAATTACAACCAAACCAAAAtaacaaagatatttttaacaTTCGTACTATTCTGCACTGCCGAGTTGAATTTGAAGAACCAAGACCCAAACGTATTATTCCCCAATGTGCCAAATGTCAACAATACGGCCACACGAAGACCTACTGTCACCGGAAACCCAAATGCATTAAATGTGCCGGCGATCACAAATCGTCTGACTGCACAAGAAAGGAGAGGACAGATGATGTCAAATGTGTTCTCTGTGACGGTAATCACCCAGCAAACTATAAGGGCTGTAAGGTATACAAGGAGATTCAGAAATCTAAATTTCCCCCCTTACGGAAAAAGACTGCTAATATTACAGTAGACATAGCGAATCAAGCTCCCCCTAAATCACAACACGAAAGAAAAACTCACACAACATACACATATGCCAGAGCAGCTGCTAGAGACCGAGAAGAGCCATCACAGCAGTATTATCATAATAGTCATAAAGAAAACCCCAATAAAACAAGTGTGATGCCGGAATTAATGGAAATGCTACAAACGATTATGAAACAACTAACGATGATGACACAAATGCTTATGTCAGTCACTGCCAAGTTGACACATTCGATTCACTAACTATAGTCCTATGGAATGCCAATGGGCTATCACAACATACCCTTGAGGTTAAAGCATTCCTGGAAATACATAACATTGATATTCTTTTAGTATCGGAAACGCATTTcaccaacaaaaataaatttaatattcccAAATACCAATGCTATCACACTATGCATCCAGATGGAACCGCACATGCTGGAAGTGCGATATTGATAAGAAAAAATCTTAAACACTATAAAATAGCATCGCATTGCACAGAAATGTTTCAAAGCACCAACTTGGTAATTGAAGACTGGTATGGGCCATTAGTGGTAGCAGCCATCTACAGCCCACCTAAACACAATCCCAAAaaagaagattatgcaaaatTTTTCTCTTTACTTGGCAATAGATTTATTGCAGGTGGTGACTATAACGCTAAAAATACTTTTTGGGGATCACGAATTACTACTACAAAGGGACGGCAACTTCTTCAAGCAGTAAATGATTTAAAATTGAATGTCATCACATGTAGGTCCCCAACATATTGGCCTACAGACAGAAAAAAGAAACCAGACTTGGTAGACTTCTGTGTTATAAGGGGCATAAATGCCAATAAATTCGAATGCAAAGCCAGCTCGGAATTGTCATCTGATCACTCACCGGTATTTGTTACCTTGAAAAGATGGTTTGCCCAAGTTCCCCAATCTTGTAAGTTACACAATAGTAACACCGACTGGGAATATTTTCGTGAACTGGTATCATCTGCTATTAAAACCGATTTTCCTTTGAAAAATGAAGACGATATAGAAGAAGCTGTTGAACACTTTAACCACTGCATCCAGAATTCTGCGTGGGAAGCAACCCCAGAATGCAAACGCATAGGTCAACGCGAATTCCCTCATAAAATAAGAGAGCTACTTGCTGTAAAACGAAGACTTAGGAAAATATGGCAAACCAACAGGTATCCGAGTGACAAGAAACGACTCAATGCATTCACTGCAAAATTGAAACAGTCACTAACTGATATTCGGGACAGGGAAGTACAGAACTACCTTCGTAGCTTGGCTGGTTCTGCAGCTTCAGACTACTCATTGTGGAAAGCCACTAGAAAACTAAAAAGGCCTCAGCAATACCATCCGCCAATttctaaaaaagataaaaattggGCGATTAATGATGCTGAGAAAGCTGAAGAATTCGCAAATCACCTTGAACATGTATTCACTCCTAATGAAGACGAAGGATCAGGAAAACATGGACAGATATGTGACATACTAGCTCAGACCTACCAATTAGATCTTCCAataaaaaaagtgacaaaagcaGAAGTCTACGCTGCTATTCGCAATCTAGTTAGTCACAAAACACCTGGCTACGACCTGATAACGCCTACTATTCTGAAACAGCTTCCTGAAAGAGCTATATGTTTCCTGACTTATGTTTTTAATGCCATTCTCCAGCGAGGTTATGTGCCTACACAATGGAAGGTAGCCGAAATTATAATGATCGCTAAGCCTGGCAAACCTGCTAGCGATGTAAAGTCATACCGCCCAATTAGTTTGCTGTCTATCACCTCAAAGTTGCTggaaaaaatattcatgaaaagaCTCATGCCACTCATTCACGAACAGAAGCTAATACCGGCGCATCAGTTTGGTTTCCGGCAGGGGCATGGCACCGTTGAACAAGTCCACAGACTTGTTGAACAGATTCATCGTGGCTTTGAAAAGAAAGAGTTCTGCTCAGCGGTATTTCTCGACATATCCCAGGCGTTTGATCGCGTGTGGCACCTCGGGCTCTTAGCCAAAATAAGAAAATCTCTTCCGATAAATTACTTCCATTTCCTAAAATCCTACCTTGACAACAGATTCTTTCTCGTAAGGCAGGGTGAAGCGGTCACAAGTCTACGCAAAGTAAAAGCAGGTGTCCCTCAGGGCAGCGTTCTGGGCCCTATCTTATACCTCCTTTACACAGCTGACTTACCCATCAGTGGCGATGTTGTAACTGGTACATTCGCAGATGATACGGCGATACTTGCTACGGATCAGTGCCCACTAACTGCTTCAGCAAAACTACAATCAAGTCTCAATAAAATATCA
The nucleotide sequence above comes from Pectinophora gossypiella chromosome 6, ilPecGoss1.1, whole genome shotgun sequence. Encoded proteins:
- the LOC126367574 gene encoding small integral membrane protein 14; amino-acid sequence: MADEMDPCECLWNHELAMRRLISLLRQGQSYCTDSECLEQLPGLPAPPESAGSSFLLMFLTIALAVAMYAMRPRARAITHDATKPVRNPQDHDDGAPPTPPRT
- the LOC126367531 gene encoding zinc finger CCHC domain-containing protein 8 homolog gives rise to the protein MSKRKAGLNDIIYELDNDDIEISSEDEGKEAKIHCLDTPEKVIISDQNNRLSDQCCPEVITLDCSTEGDCVILSPEKIQNGGKTSSEDMTLEEPNSEIEIPKQTDDVDSSKKINSDCCKTTIFNEDIVIDSPASNSDLGVVGCENRTPIVTVRFKDNKMAKMYKAKVKAFMLKLIKLHGDESLVGSDTETDLELDVWPEDLQDDSEEMKTQEEDNLFFVDTVPSEDSVVDIPRYSQNSSLIENAPIKEPTPPPTMMRRGPVCFNCDGAHPLRDCQLPRNNTRINENRKNMVKVGRYHVEDEQKYGHLVPGRISGQLRHALGLKRHELPMHIYRMRLLGYPPGWLEEARISHSGITMFDSAGRAIQDPEEEEGEVSEPGCKDKFDIKKILDFPGFNVAASSRYKEEAHSFGLPPMSEQDSKLAMLQMLAPNAMKAYKRKKLTFFPSAATNDSAMEGQAEMELDSGDETADFPSVPPLPDEAPPPPPPPPTSPPPPPTSAPLPPDSPPPPPPGTEPDDQSSDEKTADELEVIEVMKVTDIPVPEEDLITIDEVLSESPSGSGRESPSLDDLEEKKRLLLNALEGDNKSIVSADVITSDVGETDAESEETTQNSEQKDTADTESSEKVVLDSEESTTVVPMEDSDNKEIDITKTPTDRAGTVKSSLYGTPVMNIASPYTKLPTDEKFAKDICDVINFENLPNSTGKYKQISSLLKKVKHEVDRIQDS